In the Rhizobium sp. Pop5 genome, one interval contains:
- a CDS encoding type VI secretion system tube protein Hcp encodes MAFDAVIKFTQASKDGILPKGESIILKDGITLADEWSFSLENKLNIGPHTAGAGAGKAEFEVFTIKKQVDTSSPSLYVACGRGAHFNSVELKLFKATGSGQATSESNLFLHWSFNMLVVEKVEWSYAEEAPEETITFRFGACKVIYYRQDEKGALTKAGEGIWNQIANSTDFNRLVG; translated from the coding sequence ATGGCGTTCGACGCGGTTATAAAATTCACGCAAGCGTCCAAGGACGGCATTTTGCCCAAGGGCGAATCTATCATTCTAAAGGACGGTATCACCCTAGCGGACGAATGGAGCTTTTCACTCGAAAACAAGCTGAACATTGGGCCTCATACCGCCGGGGCGGGCGCGGGCAAGGCCGAATTCGAGGTCTTCACTATCAAGAAGCAGGTGGATACGTCATCGCCCTCTCTGTACGTTGCCTGTGGTCGCGGCGCCCACTTCAATAGCGTCGAACTGAAACTTTTCAAAGCGACGGGGAGCGGACAAGCTACATCAGAATCGAACCTGTTCTTGCACTGGAGTTTCAACATGCTGGTAGTCGAGAAGGTCGAGTGGTCCTATGCGGAAGAGGCCCCCGAGGAGACGATCACATTCCGGTTCGGCGCCTGCAAGGTCATTTATTACAGGCAGGATGAAAAAGGCGCTCTTACCAAAGCCGGCGAGGGCATCTGGAACCAAATCGCGAACAGCACCGACTTCAATAGGCTCGTCGGCTGA
- a CDS encoding type VI secretion system Vgr family protein, protein MVESRIESLLRHNRFVAVTSAASELNEISLRRLSGTERLGEPFLYEVKLASRNPVQNFATIPGQNLTIGLKLKDSQTRFFNGVVTRFQYLGLDDTEHLNYVAQVRPWISLLEHRSNSRVFQNKTSIEIITTIFREHKGNFKNQTARRFPQRPYCVQYDETDLAFVSRLMEQDGIYYYFEHAEDQHDLVLVDNAASHMACTPEIVETHHNLRPARSLYQEDVILHWDEVVSLQPNKVVLRDYDHEKPMAELTSVARVPPVRTGGIPPCKLTGSAITRPRESVAVRTGETSSASSGCTAMREVFEYPGQYTKKSDGDFYATIRAEELACNAYRARIESTARQITTGSLFKAANPFYYGQVGSRPKPTDRFLAVGQDFTVIGEVGDDLTADTVGGKGVRFLYHSNVEIIPATTQYRPRRRTPARLIHGPQTAVVVGPEGESIATDKYGRVKVQFFWDREGGKNENSSCWIRVAQNFAGKGFGNLVVPRIGHEVVVDFIHGNPDTPLVTGVVYNGSNLPPETLPTDKTRSTFRTHTDGGAANAYNELRFEDKQGREEVYLKAQKNHTVEVGNIYSIDVKRHFLLTSGGAAPDSPAAAALGSRVEVTPDKIRLVVSGRTGPQAIEISGDGIAIIGTMIGVMATPPRLGSIVSMPPPTPGPPTPSIMKLIATLGLPPVTPE, encoded by the coding sequence ATGGTCGAGTCAAGAATCGAGAGTCTCTTAAGGCACAATCGTTTTGTTGCGGTCACTTCGGCCGCGTCCGAGTTGAATGAAATCTCTCTCCGGCGGCTCAGTGGCACCGAGCGACTGGGGGAACCTTTCCTCTACGAGGTGAAGCTCGCCAGCCGCAATCCAGTTCAGAACTTTGCTACGATCCCCGGTCAAAACCTGACAATCGGCCTTAAGCTCAAGGACTCGCAAACGCGCTTCTTCAACGGTGTTGTTACGCGCTTCCAATATCTCGGCCTCGACGATACCGAGCACCTCAACTACGTGGCGCAGGTGCGGCCGTGGATTTCATTGCTCGAGCATCGCTCTAACAGTCGGGTCTTTCAGAACAAGACGAGCATCGAGATCATCACCACGATTTTTCGAGAACATAAAGGCAATTTCAAGAATCAGACCGCCCGACGGTTCCCACAGCGCCCATATTGCGTCCAGTACGATGAAACGGATCTGGCCTTCGTCAGCCGCCTCATGGAGCAGGACGGCATCTACTACTATTTTGAACATGCTGAGGACCAACATGACCTGGTGCTGGTCGACAACGCCGCGAGTCACATGGCCTGCACGCCTGAGATCGTAGAGACCCACCACAATCTCAGGCCTGCCCGAAGTCTTTACCAAGAAGATGTCATCCTGCATTGGGACGAGGTCGTATCGCTACAGCCGAACAAGGTCGTTCTCAGGGACTATGACCATGAGAAGCCGATGGCAGAACTGACGTCTGTCGCGCGTGTTCCTCCCGTGAGGACAGGCGGCATTCCGCCATGCAAGCTCACGGGAAGCGCCATCACCCGACCGCGGGAGAGCGTGGCGGTCAGAACGGGCGAGACCTCGTCGGCAAGCAGCGGCTGCACGGCAATGCGGGAGGTCTTCGAGTATCCAGGCCAGTATACAAAAAAAAGCGATGGCGATTTCTACGCCACCATCCGTGCCGAGGAACTCGCCTGCAACGCTTATCGCGCGCGGATCGAAAGCACTGCGCGCCAGATAACGACCGGGTCATTATTCAAGGCGGCAAATCCCTTCTACTACGGCCAGGTCGGTTCCCGCCCGAAACCCACCGATCGCTTCCTGGCAGTCGGACAGGACTTCACTGTCATCGGTGAGGTGGGGGACGATCTCACTGCGGACACCGTGGGGGGGAAGGGCGTGCGGTTCCTCTATCACAGCAACGTGGAGATTATCCCCGCGACCACCCAGTACCGACCGAGGCGCCGCACACCGGCGCGGTTGATTCACGGACCGCAGACGGCCGTCGTCGTGGGCCCCGAGGGCGAGTCGATCGCGACGGATAAGTACGGCCGTGTGAAGGTTCAGTTCTTCTGGGACCGAGAAGGCGGAAAGAACGAGAACAGCTCCTGCTGGATTCGGGTGGCCCAGAACTTCGCTGGTAAGGGTTTTGGCAACCTGGTCGTCCCACGGATCGGCCATGAGGTCGTGGTTGATTTCATCCACGGCAATCCCGACACGCCCCTGGTGACCGGCGTCGTATACAATGGCTCAAATCTGCCGCCTGAAACCCTGCCGACTGACAAAACGCGGTCGACCTTCCGGACGCATACCGATGGCGGCGCCGCTAATGCCTACAATGAACTGCGCTTTGAGGACAAGCAGGGCCGTGAGGAGGTCTATTTGAAGGCCCAGAAGAATCATACCGTCGAGGTCGGGAATATCTACAGCATCGACGTCAAGAGACACTTCCTCCTGACCTCGGGCGGCGCCGCGCCCGACTCCCCTGCCGCAGCGGCCTTAGGTAGCCGCGTCGAGGTAACACCCGACAAGATCCGCCTTGTAGTATCGGGCAGAACCGGCCCGCAGGCCATCGAAATCAGCGGCGATGGGATCGCCATTATCGGCACGATGATTGGCGTTATGGCAACGCCTCCGCGGCTCGGGTCCATCGTCTCCATGCCGCCGCCGACACCGGGTCCACCCACGCCGTCGATAATGAAGCTTATTGCGACACTCGGGCTGCCGCCTGTTACGCCCGAGTGA
- the tssC gene encoding type VI secretion system contractile sheath large subunit, whose product MMPADATDVQVATVDLGDFTRMLRFEFKIRSDHSRDLVESAVRTLAEQALQNTSLISDDVVTTIQAMIASIDQKLSAQLNEILHHENFQRVESAWRGLHHLAINTETDETLKIRVLPVSKVEMSRTLRKYKGVTWDQSPLFKKIYEDEYGQIGGEPYGCLIADYYFDHTPPDVELLSGLAQIAAASHSPLISAVSPHLLQMDSWRELANPRDITKIFLTPEHAPWRAFRESENSRYVALTLPRTLGRLPYGAKTNPVDEFAFEEDTDGGDSEKYLWTNAAYAMGVNITRSFKLYGWLSRIRGVESGGLVEGLPVHTFRSDDGGVDLKCPTEIAISDRREAELSKNGLLPLLHRKNTDLGVFIGAQTINKPVKYEDPDASANAELSARLPYIFATCRFAHYLKCMVRDKIGTFKERHEVEEWLNQWIQGYVHPSPELGSEESKAQQPLSSAEVKVEEVEDNPGYYVARFYMRPHYQLEGLTISLRLVSRLPSARKD is encoded by the coding sequence GATTTCACCCGCATGCTTCGATTCGAGTTCAAGATCCGCTCGGACCACTCCCGTGACTTGGTGGAGAGTGCCGTCCGAACACTGGCCGAGCAGGCACTTCAAAACACGTCGCTAATCAGCGACGATGTCGTCACGACTATCCAAGCAATGATTGCTTCGATCGACCAGAAGCTTTCTGCACAACTCAACGAGATCCTCCATCACGAAAATTTCCAGCGCGTGGAATCAGCTTGGCGGGGCTTGCATCACCTTGCCATCAACACCGAAACCGATGAAACGTTGAAGATTCGCGTTCTCCCAGTTTCAAAGGTGGAGATGTCCCGAACTCTGCGGAAATATAAGGGTGTCACCTGGGATCAGAGTCCGCTATTCAAAAAAATTTACGAAGACGAATACGGCCAAATCGGCGGTGAACCCTATGGCTGCCTGATTGCCGACTACTATTTCGACCATACCCCACCGGACGTAGAGTTGCTTTCGGGACTGGCGCAGATCGCGGCGGCGAGCCACTCACCGCTTATATCTGCCGTCTCACCACATCTGCTGCAGATGGATTCTTGGCGTGAGCTTGCGAACCCGCGTGACATCACAAAAATCTTCCTCACGCCCGAACATGCCCCTTGGCGGGCGTTCCGCGAGAGCGAGAACTCTCGGTACGTGGCCCTGACCTTACCACGCACCCTTGGCCGGCTGCCCTACGGGGCCAAAACCAACCCGGTCGATGAATTCGCCTTCGAGGAGGACACAGACGGCGGCGACAGCGAGAAATACCTTTGGACGAACGCAGCCTACGCCATGGGCGTAAATATCACGCGCTCGTTCAAGCTCTATGGCTGGCTCTCCAGAATTCGTGGCGTCGAATCCGGCGGCCTGGTCGAGGGTCTGCCGGTACATACCTTCCGCAGCGACGACGGTGGCGTCGACCTAAAATGCCCCACTGAGATCGCGATCAGCGACCGCCGTGAGGCCGAACTGTCCAAAAACGGTCTTCTACCGCTGTTGCACCGCAAAAACACGGACCTCGGCGTATTTATTGGCGCTCAAACTATTAACAAGCCGGTCAAATACGAAGACCCCGACGCGTCAGCGAACGCCGAACTCAGTGCCCGGCTACCCTACATCTTCGCAACCTGCCGCTTCGCACATTATTTGAAGTGTATGGTCCGGGACAAGATTGGCACGTTCAAGGAGCGCCACGAGGTCGAGGAGTGGCTCAACCAATGGATTCAGGGCTATGTCCACCCCTCGCCCGAGCTTGGGAGCGAAGAGAGTAAGGCACAGCAGCCGCTCTCCTCAGCCGAGGTCAAGGTGGAAGAGGTCGAAGATAATCCCGGATATTACGTTGCGAGATTTTACATGCGGCCACACTACCAGCTCGAAGGCCTAACCATCTCTTTGAGACTTGTCTCGCGCCTGCCATCCGCCCGCAAGGACTGA
- the tssF gene encoding type VI secretion system baseplate subunit TssF, with translation MDPRLLRLYNDELAYMREMGAEFARAFPKVAARLGMESAEVADPYVERLLEGFAFMAARVQLKLQSRFPEFTQHLLEMVYPHFLPPLPSMTIVRFEPDQDAGRLENGYLVPRGTKLLGRLAPGAVTHCEFRTAHDVHLWPIVVSAADYFSTPGQIAALDLPARQDAKAALRLRLRTTNGMPFNKLGLEALTLHLTGPGGIGAALAEQLLGDACNIIARPVGRPIPWQEKIPVHALQQRGLEPSCALLPEVPRSFDGYRLLQEYFALAERTLFVEVSGLADAVALSTAETLEIVFALRRVEPRLERQLGPQNIVLFATPAINLFERQADLVHVSDKNTEHHVIVDRMRPLDFEVHSILEMSGDGAKNEAAPVRFYPFYSISAHGQEEQHSRYYAIRREQRLMSEHQRLNGARTGYIGSETFVSLVDRQAAPYSAELRHLSVNCLCSNRDLALLLPIGRDETDFTLEIGAPVTATRCVSPPSRPRHSFANGDITWRLISHLSLNYLSISNSDRNDHRGAEALRELLRLYVDPVNAFASRQIDGIREIRSRPAVRRLSSGGQAAVARGIEVGIILDEAAFEGVGIFPLASVLNQFFAKYVSINSFTEMVVSTLQRGEVMRWPTMAGRRAIL, from the coding sequence ATGGATCCCCGGCTCCTGCGACTGTACAACGACGAACTTGCTTATATGCGCGAGATGGGGGCCGAGTTCGCCCGCGCATTCCCGAAGGTCGCCGCCCGGCTCGGGATGGAATCAGCGGAGGTCGCCGACCCCTACGTCGAGCGGCTTCTGGAAGGCTTCGCTTTCATGGCGGCGCGGGTGCAATTGAAGCTTCAGTCTCGCTTTCCGGAATTCACCCAGCACCTCCTGGAGATGGTCTATCCGCATTTTCTACCGCCGCTCCCCTCGATGACGATCGTCCGTTTCGAGCCCGACCAGGATGCCGGACGACTTGAAAATGGATACCTCGTGCCGCGGGGAACCAAGCTTTTGGGCCGTCTTGCTCCGGGCGCCGTCACACATTGCGAGTTCCGCACGGCCCATGATGTGCATCTCTGGCCAATTGTGGTGAGCGCTGCCGATTATTTTTCGACGCCGGGGCAGATCGCCGCACTGGATCTTCCGGCCCGGCAAGATGCGAAGGCTGCTTTGCGACTACGCCTTCGTACCACCAATGGCATGCCGTTCAATAAACTCGGACTAGAGGCTCTCACACTGCACCTAACAGGCCCCGGTGGCATCGGCGCCGCACTCGCCGAACAGCTTCTCGGTGACGCATGCAATATCATAGCCCGTCCGGTCGGCCGGCCTATCCCTTGGCAGGAAAAGATTCCGGTTCATGCGCTGCAGCAACGCGGTTTGGAGCCGAGCTGTGCTCTCCTGCCCGAGGTGCCACGCTCTTTCGACGGGTACCGTCTCCTACAGGAGTATTTCGCCCTCGCGGAGCGGACGTTGTTCGTCGAGGTTAGCGGGCTGGCAGACGCAGTAGCCCTGTCAACTGCCGAGACCCTTGAGATCGTCTTCGCACTCAGACGTGTCGAGCCACGGCTGGAACGACAGCTCGGGCCCCAAAATATCGTTCTCTTCGCAACGCCCGCGATTAATCTCTTCGAACGCCAGGCAGATCTCGTCCACGTGAGCGACAAGAACACCGAGCATCATGTGATTGTTGACAGGATGAGGCCGCTCGACTTTGAGGTCCACTCGATCCTCGAGATGAGCGGAGACGGGGCGAAAAACGAAGCGGCTCCCGTGAGGTTCTACCCGTTCTATAGCATCAGCGCGCACGGTCAGGAGGAGCAGCATTCCAGATACTACGCGATCCGCCGGGAGCAGCGCCTCATGTCGGAGCACCAGCGTCTAAATGGCGCGCGGACTGGCTACATCGGCAGCGAAACGTTCGTTTCTCTAGTTGATCGCCAGGCGGCTCCCTATTCGGCGGAACTCCGGCATTTGTCTGTAAACTGCCTGTGCTCGAACCGGGATCTGGCGCTGCTGCTGCCGATCGGCCGGGACGAGACAGACTTCACCCTGGAAATCGGCGCTCCAGTTACCGCCACCCGGTGCGTATCGCCCCCGAGCCGACCGCGTCACTCCTTCGCCAATGGCGATATCACTTGGCGATTAATTAGCCATCTTTCACTGAACTACCTCTCGATCAGCAATTCCGATAGGAACGACCACCGGGGCGCAGAAGCGCTACGTGAACTCCTCCGCCTCTACGTCGATCCAGTCAATGCCTTCGCCTCACGGCAGATCGACGGGATCCGGGAGATTCGGTCCAGGCCTGCGGTCAGGCGATTGTCCAGCGGTGGACAAGCCGCCGTAGCACGTGGGATTGAGGTTGGTATCATCCTGGACGAAGCGGCCTTCGAAGGCGTTGGCATCTTTCCGCTCGCCTCCGTGCTCAACCAGTTCTTCGCGAAATACGTATCCATCAACAGCTTCACCGAGATGGTCGTCTCGACGCTACAGCGCGGGGAGGTAATGCGATGGCCGACGATGGCCGGCCGCCGGGCGATCCTTTGA
- the tssE gene encoding type VI secretion system baseplate subunit TssE, which translates to MGRDVKRDLVQPSLLDRLTDDEPRSSCEAQDKRSFSVRQLEEVILRDVSWLLNTNQLGATVDLQAYPHVAASALNYGAWPLSGQIREGMDKSALREAIIESLQRFEPRLLPDTLKVTVLDDGQGCGTFRFRIEADLWAQPLPVRMVMRTEVDSELESARVHLGTEIS; encoded by the coding sequence ATGGGCAGAGATGTTAAGCGGGATCTCGTGCAACCATCCCTCCTGGACCGGCTTACGGACGATGAGCCGCGCAGCTCGTGTGAAGCGCAGGACAAGCGCAGCTTCTCTGTTCGCCAACTGGAAGAGGTGATTCTACGCGATGTTTCCTGGTTGTTGAACACCAATCAATTGGGTGCAACCGTAGATCTACAAGCGTACCCTCACGTAGCGGCCAGTGCACTTAATTATGGTGCCTGGCCTCTCAGCGGACAAATTCGCGAAGGCATGGATAAGAGCGCATTGCGCGAAGCGATAATCGAGAGCCTTCAGCGCTTTGAGCCGCGTCTCTTACCGGACACCCTGAAGGTCACGGTCCTGGACGATGGTCAGGGTTGCGGCACTTTTCGCTTTAGGATCGAAGCCGATCTGTGGGCGCAGCCGTTGCCGGTGCGAATGGTGATGCGTACGGAGGTAGATTCCGAGCTCGAATCCGCCCGCGTTCATCTCGGTACAGAGATAAGCTGA